Proteins encoded within one genomic window of Rhinoderma darwinii isolate aRhiDar2 chromosome 5, aRhiDar2.hap1, whole genome shotgun sequence:
- the EXOSC4 gene encoding exosome complex component RRP41, translated as MAGVELLSDQGYRVDGRKAGELRKIQARMGVFAQADGSAYIEQGNTKALAVVYGPHEIRGSRAKTLHDRAVVNCQYSMATFSTGERKRRPHGDRKSTEMTLHLKQTFEAAILTQLYPRSQIDIYVQILQADGGNYCTCVNAATLAVIDAGIPMRDYVCASSAGFIEDTPLADLSYVEEAAGGPQLALALLPKSDQIALLEMNSRLHEDHLEHVMDAASKACKDVYAVLDQVVRDHLQEVSALIGDRGSA; from the exons ATGGCGGGTGTAGAGTTGCTGTCAGATCAGGGCTATCGGGTGGACGGTAGAAAGGCCGGGGAGCTGCGGAAGATTCAGGCCCGGATGGGAGTGTTCGCACAGGCTGACGGATCTGCGTATATCGAACAAGGGAACACCAAGGCGCTGGCTGTAGTGTACGGACCGCATGAG ATTCGGGGGTCTCGTGCCAAAACCCTCCATGATCGCGCGGTGGTGAACTGCCAGTACAGTATGGCCACCTTCAGCACCGGGGAGAGGAAACGCCGGCCGCACGGAGACCGCAAATCCACGGAGATGACCCTGCACCTGAAACAGACATTTGAAGCCGCCATCCTCACCCAGCTGTACCCGCGCTCTCAGATCGATATCTACGTACAG ATTTTGCAAGCAGACGGCGGCAATTACTGCACGTGTGTGAACGCAGCCACCCTGGCGGTGATTGATGCTGGGATTCCCATGCGGGACTATGTGTGCGCCAGTTCGGCCGGCTTCATCGAGGACACTCCGCTGGCGGACCTCAGTTATGTGGAGGAGGCGGCGGGGGGACCCCAGTTGGCTTTAGCTCTGTTACCCAAGTCTGATCAGATTGCGTTACTGGAGATGAACTCGCGGCTGCACGAGGATCACTTGGAGCACGTGATGGACGCGGCCAGCAAGGCTTGTAAGGATGTGTACGCCGTGCTGGACCAGGTGGTGCGCGATCACTTACAGGAGGTCTCGGCTCTGATCGGCGATCGAGGATCCGCGTAG